One Choloepus didactylus isolate mChoDid1 chromosome 16, mChoDid1.pri, whole genome shotgun sequence DNA window includes the following coding sequences:
- the LOC119511824 gene encoding putative olfactory receptor 2B8: protein MGVIETNFTVTEFVFLGLSSQPKIQVTLFIMFFFFYLLTVVGNVIIIIIIQIEPCLHTPMYFFLTNLSFLDICYTSTNVPQMLSNMVGKKTISFSGCATQMYFSLSFGMIECVLLGVMAYDRYVAICHPLHYTVNMDQSTYVQLAAISWFISFLSSMVINALTLSLPYCGPNVLNHFFCEVPSVLRLACTDTSFTEMVVFIFSIIIVFIPFLLIVVSYARILVSILRMQSASGRHKALSTCASHLTVVALFYGTAIFMYMRPQSKSSQAGGKIIAVFYTVITPMLNPLIYSLRNQDVKGAIKRAIAKQRT from the coding sequence ATGGGTGTGATAGAAACTAACTTCACTGTGACAGAATTTGTGTTCCTGGGCCTCTCCTCACAGCCAAAGATCCAAGTCACTCTATTtattatgttctttttcttttatttattaactgTTGTTGGTAATGtgattatcatcattattatccaGATAGAACCTTGTCTTCATACTCCCATGTACTTCTTTCTTACCAATTTATCATTCTTGGACATCTGCTACACATCCACCAATGTCCCACAAATGCTATCCAACATGGTGGGGAAAAAGACCATCTCATTCTCTGGATGTGCTACTCAGATgtacttctccctctcctttggAATGATTGAATGTGTTCTCCTTGGTGTTATGGCTTATGATCGATATGTAGCCATTTGTCATCCTCTTCATTACACTGTCAATATGGATCAAAGCACTTATGTCCAACTGGCAGCCATTTCTTGGTTCATCAGCTTCCTCAGTTCCATGGTTATCAATGCCCTCACCTTGAGTTTGCCATACTGTGGCCCCAATGTCCTGaatcactttttctgtgaagtACCTTCTGTCCTGAGGTTGGCTTGCACTGACACTTCATTCACTGAGATGGTTGTTTTCATATTCAGTATCATCATTGTCTTCATCCCTTTCCTCCTCATTGTTGTTTCTTATGCCAGAATCCTTGTATCTATTCTCAGGATGCAGTCAGCCTCTGGGAGGCATAAGGCACTGTCCACCTGTGCCTCCCATCTGACAGTAGTGGCTTTGTTCTATGGAACTGCCATCTTCATGTACATGAGACCACAGTCAAAGTCCTCTCAAGCTGGGGGCAAGATAATTGCAGTTTTTTACACTGTGATCACACCCATGCTCAATCCCTTGATCTACAGCCTAAGGAACCAAGATGTGAAAGGAGCTATAAAGAGAGCTATAGCAAAACAGAGAACATGA